A window of the Callospermophilus lateralis isolate mCalLat2 chromosome 7, mCalLat2.hap1, whole genome shotgun sequence genome harbors these coding sequences:
- the LOC143404101 gene encoding vomeronasal type-1 receptor 90-like translates to MVKNYQLYNYIGIKSAFFSEVGLGISGNTILLLFHIFTFLLQHRLKPIDLIIGLLAIIHLGMMIIVVYTATNTFVSQDFWDDIKCKSIIYLYRFLRGFSICATCLLSVLQAITLSPRSSCLAKFKHKSPQQTLCFLVFLWAFYMSLNTHFSLSSTATPNVTSNVIVFITEPCKIVQMSYFLRHLFSVFGIFRDVFLIGLMALSSGYMVVLLCRHKRHFQQLHNTSLSLKASPVQRATWTILLLMSFFGLIYCLDSIFSSSRTMWSNDPVCYYIHLMVANGYATTCPWLLIRTEKQIINFWKSFLVKIVHI, encoded by the coding sequence ATGGTTAAGAACTACCAACTATATAATTATATTGGTATAAAAAGTGCATTTTTCTCTGAAGTTGGCCTTGGGATCTCAGGCAACaccattcttcttctcttccacATCTTCACATTTCTTCTCCAGCACAGGCTTAAGCCTATCGACCTGATCATTGGTCTCTTGGCCATAATCCACCTGGGGATGATGATAATTGTGGTGTACACAGCTACAAATACTTTTGTGTCTCAGGACTTTTGGGATGACATCAAATGTAAATCCATAATCTACTTGTACAGGTTTCTGAGGGGCTTCTCTATTTGTGCCACCTGCCTGCTGAGTGTCCTCCAGGCCATcaccctcagccccagaagctcctgCTTGGCCAAGTTCAAACATAAATCCCCACAGCAGACCCTGTGTTTTCTTGTTTTCCTGTGGGCCTTCTACATGTCCTTGAATACTCACTTCTCATTGTCTTCTACTGCCACTCCAAATGTGACCTCAAATGTCATTGTGTTTATTACTGAACCCTGCAAAATTGTGCAAATGAGTTATTTCCTCAggcatttattttctgtttttggtaTATTCCGGGATGTCTTTCTTATAGGACTTATGGCTCTCTCAAGTGGATACATGGTGGTTCTCTTGTGCAGGCATAAGAGGCACTTTCAGCAACTTCACAACACCAGCCTTTCTCTAAAAGCATCCCCTGTACAGAGGGCCACCTGGACTATCCTATTGCTTATGAGCTTCTTTGGGCTCATCTACTGTTTGGACAGCATCTTCTCCTCCTCAAGAACTATGTGGAGCAATGATCCTGTCTGTTATTATATTCATTTGATGGTGGCCAATGGCTATGCCACAACATGCCCCTGGCTGCTAATCCGTACTGAAAAACAAATTATTAACTTCTGGAAATCTTTCTTGGTGAAGATAGTACATATTTAA